Proteins from a genomic interval of Schaalia odontolytica:
- the glnA gene encoding type I glutamate--ammonia ligase has translation MFTSTQEVADFISEQNIELVDVRFCDVPGVQQHFTIPVSEFLDSALSDGLMFDGSSVRGFTAIHESDMKLIPDISSAFVDPFRERSTLVVNFSIVDPFTDEPFSRDPRQVAAKAEAYLRSTGIADQCFIGAEAEFYLFDDVRYQVSPHATFFEVDSPEAYWNTGRREEGGNMGYKVGLKGGYFPVSPADKYADVRDEMSRILEQVGLTIERAHHEVGSGGQQEINYRFATLQAAADDMMKFKYVIKNSALEFGHSATFMPKPLFGDNGSGMHTHMSLWKDGEPLFYDERGYGSLSDTARWFIGGLLEHAPALLAFTNPSVNSFRRLVPGFEAPINLVYSARNRSACIRIPVTGTSPKAKRVEYRVPDPSANPYLAFSACLMAGIDGIKRRIEPAAPIDKDLYELPPAEYQDIAKLPSSLEAALDALREDHEFLTEGDVFTQDLIDTWLDYKETNEVAPMRAYPHPYEYQLYYDL, from the coding sequence ATGTTCACCTCCACCCAAGAGGTCGCAGACTTTATCTCCGAACAGAACATTGAGCTCGTCGACGTACGCTTCTGCGACGTCCCCGGTGTTCAGCAGCACTTTACGATTCCCGTCAGCGAGTTCCTGGACTCCGCCCTCAGTGATGGCCTCATGTTTGATGGCTCGTCGGTGCGCGGCTTTACCGCGATCCACGAGTCCGACATGAAGCTCATCCCCGACATCAGCTCGGCATTCGTCGATCCCTTCCGCGAGCGGTCCACGCTCGTCGTCAACTTCTCAATCGTCGACCCCTTCACCGACGAACCCTTCTCGCGTGACCCACGGCAGGTGGCCGCGAAGGCCGAGGCCTACCTGCGTTCCACCGGGATCGCCGATCAGTGTTTCATCGGCGCCGAGGCCGAGTTCTACCTGTTCGACGACGTGCGCTACCAGGTCAGCCCTCACGCCACCTTCTTCGAGGTGGACTCCCCCGAGGCCTATTGGAACACGGGGCGACGTGAAGAGGGGGGCAACATGGGGTACAAGGTTGGCCTCAAGGGCGGGTATTTTCCCGTGTCCCCCGCCGATAAGTACGCGGATGTTCGCGACGAGATGAGCCGTATCCTCGAGCAGGTCGGGCTGACCATCGAGCGTGCCCACCACGAGGTGGGTTCGGGCGGACAGCAGGAGATCAACTACCGTTTCGCCACGCTCCAGGCCGCGGCCGACGACATGATGAAGTTCAAGTACGTCATCAAGAACTCCGCGCTCGAGTTCGGTCACTCGGCGACCTTTATGCCCAAGCCGCTCTTCGGCGACAACGGCTCGGGCATGCACACGCACATGTCACTGTGGAAGGACGGCGAGCCTCTCTTCTACGACGAGCGCGGCTACGGATCCCTCTCCGACACTGCCCGCTGGTTCATCGGCGGCCTGCTGGAGCACGCCCCCGCACTCCTCGCCTTCACGAACCCGTCGGTGAACTCCTTCCGTCGTCTGGTCCCCGGCTTCGAGGCGCCGATCAACCTCGTGTACTCGGCGCGCAATCGCTCCGCGTGCATTCGCATTCCCGTCACCGGAACCTCCCCCAAGGCCAAGCGTGTCGAGTACCGCGTGCCGGACCCGAGCGCGAACCCCTACCTGGCCTTCTCCGCCTGCCTCATGGCCGGCATCGACGGGATCAAGCGCCGCATCGAGCCCGCCGCGCCGATCGACAAGGATCTCTACGAGCTGCCGCCTGCCGAGTATCAGGACATCGCCAAGCTCCCCAGCTCGCTTGAAGCTGCCCTCGATGCGCTGCGCGAGGACCACGAGTTCCTCACCGAGGGAGACGTGTTCACCCAGGACCTGATCGACACGTGGCTCGATTACAAGGAGACCAACGAGGTCGCCCCCATGCGCGCCTACCCTCACCCGTACGAGTACCAGCTCTACTACGACCTGTGA
- a CDS encoding phosphoglycerate kinase, giving the protein MRTISTLGDLRGKRVLVRSDFNVPLKDGQITDDGRIRAALPTLTTLTNAGAKVVILAHLGRPKGKVDPAFSLAPVAERLAELSGVKVTLASDVVGPSATETVAALGDGEIALLENVRYDARETSKVDSEREELAREYAKLGDAFVSDGFGVVHRKQASVYDIAKLLPSAAGLLVLKEIESLSKVTGDPERPYGVVLGGSKVSDKLGVIANLLKKADMLFIGGGMAFTFLAAQGYSVGKSLLEEDQIETVKGYIAQAAERGVDLVLPVDVVVAPEFAADAPATVVKVDAIPDDQMGLDIGPESAKLFADKIATAKTVAWNGPMGVFEFDAFAGGTRAVAQALSAGTMFSVIGGGDSAAAVRLLGFDESTFSHISTGGGASLELLEGKVLPGIAVLED; this is encoded by the coding sequence ATGAGGACCATCTCCACCCTGGGTGACCTGCGCGGCAAGCGCGTGCTGGTTCGCTCCGACTTCAACGTTCCACTCAAGGACGGCCAGATCACCGACGACGGACGTATCCGCGCCGCGCTGCCCACCCTCACGACCCTCACCAACGCCGGAGCGAAGGTCGTCATCCTGGCCCACCTCGGCCGCCCCAAGGGCAAGGTCGACCCCGCCTTCTCGCTGGCCCCCGTCGCCGAGCGCCTCGCCGAGCTGTCCGGCGTGAAGGTTACTCTCGCCTCCGATGTCGTTGGCCCCTCCGCTACCGAGACTGTCGCCGCCCTCGGTGACGGCGAGATCGCCCTGCTGGAAAACGTGCGCTACGACGCTCGCGAAACCTCGAAGGTCGATTCCGAGCGCGAGGAACTCGCCCGTGAATACGCCAAGCTCGGCGACGCTTTCGTCTCCGACGGCTTCGGCGTTGTCCACCGCAAGCAGGCCTCCGTCTACGACATTGCGAAGCTGCTGCCCTCCGCCGCGGGCCTCCTGGTCCTCAAGGAGATTGAGTCCCTGTCCAAGGTCACCGGCGATCCCGAACGCCCCTACGGCGTCGTCCTCGGCGGATCGAAGGTCTCTGACAAGCTGGGCGTCATCGCGAACCTGCTGAAGAAGGCCGACATGCTCTTCATTGGCGGCGGCATGGCGTTCACCTTCCTGGCCGCTCAGGGCTACTCGGTTGGCAAGTCTCTGCTCGAAGAAGACCAGATCGAGACCGTCAAGGGCTATATCGCGCAGGCAGCTGAACGCGGCGTTGACCTGGTCCTGCCCGTTGACGTCGTTGTCGCCCCCGAGTTTGCGGCCGACGCGCCGGCAACCGTCGTCAAGGTCGACGCGATCCCCGACGACCAGATGGGCCTGGATATCGGCCCCGAGTCCGCCAAGCTCTTCGCCGACAAGATCGCAACGGCGAAGACCGTGGCCTGGAACGGGCCCATGGGCGTCTTTGAGTTCGACGCCTTCGCCGGCGGCACCCGTGCCGTCGCGCAGGCCCTGTCGGCGGGCACCATGTTCTCCGTCATCGGCGGCGGCGACTCCGCCGCGGCCGTGCGCTTGCTCGGTTTCGACGAGAGCACCTTCTCTCACATTTCCACTGGCGGCGGCGCCTCCCTCGAGCTCCTCGAAGGCAAGGTTCTGCCCGGTATCGCAGTTCTGGAGGACTGA
- the uvrC gene encoding excinuclease ABC subunit UvrC — MADPSTYRPRTGDIPTSPGVYRFSDPQGRVIYVGKAKNLRNRLTNYFQDLANLHPRTQQMVTTASRVQWTVVRSEIEALTLEFTWIKEFNPRFNVVFKDDKSYPYLAVSMGERYPRVQVTRERKRAGSRYFGPYTQVWAIRETIDQLLRVFPVRSCSAGVFARAKAQGRPCLLGYIDKCSAPCVERVTAEEHRELAEGLCRFMQGRTGPVIRDLETQMREASANLDFERAAKLRDDVAALRTVLERNAVVLDDGADADVFALVSDDLDAAVHVFHVRGGRIRGTRGWVIERVDGAGDAALMSRLLEQVYSSATEDEARGARETKAAAVSVDDVAHTPTSAIPREVLVSVAPDDMETISRWLGEARGASVAINVPKRGPKAQLMDTVTDNARQALTLHRTRRAGDITARSKALEQLAENLDLPAAPLRIECYDVSHTGGENQVASMVVFEDGMPRKDAYRTFNIRGTDGKGTPDDTSAMNEVLTRRFSRLLAEEAGIEGEDEDGVAYASGPIEAATGRPRRFSYRPDLVVVDGGLPQVNAARAALEAVGADVPVVGLAKRLEEVWIPGDEFPLILPRTSEALYLLQYLRDESHRFAITKHRKRRSRASRRSVLDSIPGLGPARQAALLKHFGSVKRLREATPDQIAHVKGVGALLACQIHDRLHTSSREETS, encoded by the coding sequence GTGGCAGATCCTTCGACGTACCGCCCCCGCACGGGAGACATTCCGACCTCGCCGGGCGTCTATCGCTTCTCGGATCCGCAGGGCCGCGTCATCTACGTAGGCAAAGCCAAGAACCTGCGCAATCGCCTCACCAACTACTTCCAGGACCTGGCGAACCTGCACCCGCGCACTCAGCAGATGGTCACCACCGCCTCCCGCGTGCAGTGGACGGTGGTGCGCTCCGAGATCGAGGCGCTCACGCTCGAGTTCACGTGGATTAAGGAATTCAATCCGCGCTTCAACGTCGTGTTTAAGGACGATAAATCCTATCCCTACCTCGCCGTGTCCATGGGGGAGCGCTACCCGCGCGTGCAGGTGACGCGCGAGCGCAAGCGCGCAGGCTCACGCTACTTCGGCCCCTACACTCAGGTGTGGGCCATACGGGAGACCATCGATCAGCTTCTGCGCGTCTTCCCGGTGCGTTCGTGCTCGGCCGGGGTTTTCGCTCGGGCGAAGGCCCAGGGGCGCCCGTGCCTGCTTGGCTACATCGACAAGTGTTCGGCCCCGTGCGTCGAGCGAGTGACGGCCGAGGAACACCGTGAGCTGGCCGAGGGCCTGTGCCGTTTCATGCAGGGGCGCACGGGTCCCGTGATTCGCGACCTCGAAACCCAGATGCGCGAGGCCTCGGCCAACCTGGACTTCGAACGAGCCGCGAAGCTACGCGACGACGTCGCCGCCCTGCGCACCGTTCTCGAGCGAAACGCCGTCGTCCTCGACGATGGAGCGGACGCGGACGTCTTCGCGCTCGTCAGCGACGACCTTGACGCCGCTGTCCACGTCTTTCACGTGCGCGGCGGGCGCATTCGTGGCACCCGAGGCTGGGTCATTGAACGGGTGGACGGCGCGGGAGACGCCGCCCTCATGTCGCGCCTGCTGGAGCAGGTCTACTCCTCGGCGACGGAAGACGAGGCGCGGGGGGCGCGGGAGACGAAGGCGGCGGCCGTCAGCGTCGACGACGTCGCACACACGCCCACCTCCGCGATCCCCCGCGAGGTTCTCGTCTCCGTGGCTCCCGACGACATGGAGACCATCAGCCGCTGGCTCGGTGAGGCGCGAGGCGCGTCCGTCGCGATCAACGTCCCCAAACGCGGGCCGAAAGCTCAGCTGATGGACACCGTGACCGACAACGCGCGCCAGGCGCTGACCCTGCATCGCACGCGCCGAGCAGGCGACATCACCGCCCGCTCCAAGGCGCTCGAACAGCTTGCGGAAAACCTGGATCTTCCGGCCGCACCGCTGCGCATCGAGTGCTACGACGTGTCGCACACCGGGGGAGAGAATCAGGTCGCCTCCATGGTGGTCTTCGAAGACGGCATGCCCCGCAAGGACGCGTATCGCACCTTCAACATTCGCGGGACGGACGGTAAGGGCACCCCCGACGACACGAGCGCGATGAATGAGGTCCTCACGCGACGCTTTTCCCGCCTGCTGGCAGAGGAAGCGGGCATTGAGGGCGAGGACGAGGACGGGGTCGCCTACGCGTCGGGACCCATCGAGGCCGCAACAGGGCGCCCCCGACGTTTCTCGTACCGGCCAGACCTCGTCGTCGTCGACGGGGGCCTCCCCCAGGTCAATGCGGCGCGCGCGGCACTCGAGGCGGTGGGCGCGGACGTTCCGGTCGTCGGCTTGGCCAAGCGGCTGGAGGAGGTGTGGATCCCAGGCGATGAGTTCCCCTTGATCCTGCCGCGCACCTCCGAGGCGCTCTACCTGCTGCAGTACCTGCGCGACGAGTCCCATCGTTTCGCCATCACCAAGCACCGCAAGCGCCGGTCCCGGGCGAGCCGCCGCTCCGTCCTCGATTCCATCCCCGGCCTCGGTCCGGCGCGTCAGGCCGCGCTGCTCAAGCACTTCGGCTCTGTCAAGCGCCTGAGGGAGGCAACGCCGGACCAGATTGCGCACGTCAAAGGCGTGGGAGCCCTCCTCGCGTGCCAGATCCACGATAGGCTACACACATCGTCAAGGGAGGAGACGTCATGA
- a CDS encoding gluconeogenesis factor YvcK family protein has product MPYLDAAGWVQRGESGQSIVALGGGHGLSATLRALRHITRALTAVVTVADDGGSSGRLRKEMPILPPGDLRMALASLCEESEWGLTWRDVMQLRLDTTGPLNGHALGNLLISGFWQLLDDPVEGLDWVGRLLGAQGRVLPMSTTPIDIEADMMDGGRRYVVAGQSKVAVAPGTVEHVRITPEAPEVPGAVIEAISEADWVVLGPGSWYTSVIPHLLVPEINRALATTDAHRALVLNLARQRGETDLMSTADHVRVLREYAPMLKLDVVVADPTACDDIDDLIVAAEELGARVLLRQVRTGDGAPHHDPLRLAAALRDAFDGFLGEVGQPETWLP; this is encoded by the coding sequence ATGCCCTATCTTGATGCAGCCGGCTGGGTTCAACGAGGCGAATCCGGTCAGTCCATCGTCGCCCTCGGCGGCGGCCACGGCCTCTCGGCCACCCTGCGGGCACTGCGCCACATCACACGGGCGCTCACCGCGGTCGTCACGGTCGCCGACGACGGTGGCAGCTCGGGTCGGCTCCGCAAGGAGATGCCGATCCTTCCGCCGGGTGACCTACGCATGGCGCTGGCGTCGCTGTGCGAGGAATCCGAGTGGGGGCTCACTTGGCGTGATGTCATGCAGCTGCGCCTGGATACGACGGGCCCCCTCAACGGGCACGCGCTCGGTAACCTCTTGATTTCCGGATTCTGGCAGCTCCTCGATGACCCGGTTGAGGGCCTCGACTGGGTCGGCAGACTGCTGGGGGCGCAGGGGCGCGTCCTGCCGATGTCGACGACACCCATCGATATCGAGGCAGACATGATGGACGGGGGACGCAGGTACGTCGTCGCCGGCCAGTCCAAGGTGGCGGTCGCCCCCGGAACCGTTGAACACGTGCGCATCACGCCCGAGGCTCCCGAGGTTCCCGGCGCCGTCATCGAGGCGATCTCCGAGGCCGACTGGGTGGTCCTCGGTCCCGGCTCCTGGTACACGTCGGTGATCCCGCACCTGCTCGTGCCCGAGATCAACCGAGCCCTGGCCACGACCGACGCGCACCGCGCGCTTGTGCTCAACCTAGCGCGCCAACGCGGGGAAACGGACCTGATGTCGACAGCGGACCACGTGCGGGTGCTGCGCGAATACGCTCCGATGCTCAAGCTGGACGTCGTTGTCGCTGACCCGACCGCGTGCGATGACATCGACGACCTGATCGTGGCGGCCGAGGAACTGGGGGCTCGCGTCCTGCTGCGCCAGGTGCGCACCGGCGACGGAGCGCCGCACCACGACCCGCTGCGCCTGGCGGCGGCGCTCCGTGACGCATTCGACGGCTTCCTCGGGGAAGTCGGGCAGCCAGAAACGTGGTTACCTTAG
- the purT gene encoding formate-dependent phosphoribosylglycinamide formyltransferase has product MTSTLPTPLPARVLLLGSGELGKEVTISLKRYGATVIACDSYAGAPAMQVADDFRVFDMADPRALREVLAEVDVDLIVPEVEAIATAELADAEERGVRVVPNAYAVTATMDRERIRNLAASLPGVRTCAFRFARSEDELAHALDEVGYPAFVKPTMSSSGHGQSRVTSRDEACAAWRAARDGARADTGVVIVEEGIDFDYEITLLTLRSWDAHASRVLTSFCAPIGHRQEGGDYVESWQPMAMSPRALRAAHSMAREVTDALARKGTGPCLGIFGVEFFVRGDDVWFSELSPRPHDTGMVTMATQGQSEFELHARAILGLPTSTEQRAPGASAVIRAPRAIERPVYDGVGRALATADVVRIFGKPVSRAHRRLGVVVATAASPKEARVIARRAAQEISVEDAPA; this is encoded by the coding sequence ATGACATCGACGCTGCCGACGCCGCTGCCCGCCCGCGTCCTCCTGCTGGGTTCGGGGGAACTCGGCAAGGAAGTCACCATTTCCCTCAAACGCTATGGCGCCACCGTCATCGCGTGCGATTCCTACGCCGGTGCCCCCGCCATGCAGGTAGCGGACGACTTCCGCGTCTTCGACATGGCTGACCCGCGGGCGCTCCGCGAGGTTCTTGCCGAGGTTGATGTCGACCTGATCGTCCCCGAGGTCGAGGCGATCGCGACCGCGGAGCTCGCGGACGCTGAGGAACGCGGGGTGCGGGTCGTTCCCAACGCCTACGCGGTCACCGCGACGATGGACCGCGAGCGCATTCGCAACCTCGCCGCCAGCCTCCCGGGCGTGCGCACCTGTGCCTTTCGTTTTGCGCGCAGTGAAGACGAACTCGCGCACGCTCTCGACGAGGTGGGGTACCCGGCTTTCGTCAAGCCCACAATGTCCTCCTCTGGACACGGGCAGAGCCGCGTCACCTCCCGCGACGAGGCCTGTGCAGCGTGGCGCGCCGCGCGCGACGGCGCCCGCGCCGACACGGGCGTGGTCATCGTCGAGGAGGGGATCGACTTCGACTACGAGATCACTCTGCTGACGCTGCGGTCGTGGGATGCGCACGCCTCGCGCGTCCTTACCTCCTTCTGCGCACCCATCGGCCACCGTCAGGAGGGCGGCGACTACGTCGAATCCTGGCAGCCCATGGCGATGAGTCCTCGCGCTCTGCGGGCGGCGCACTCGATGGCCCGTGAGGTCACCGATGCTCTCGCGCGCAAGGGAACCGGGCCTTGCCTAGGTATCTTCGGCGTGGAGTTTTTTGTGCGCGGAGACGACGTGTGGTTCTCGGAACTGTCTCCGCGCCCGCACGACACGGGCATGGTGACGATGGCCACGCAGGGTCAATCCGAGTTCGAGCTACACGCGCGCGCGATCCTCGGACTTCCCACCTCGACCGAGCAACGCGCGCCGGGAGCATCGGCCGTCATCCGAGCACCCCGAGCGATTGAGCGCCCCGTCTACGACGGTGTCGGGCGCGCCCTGGCAACGGCCGACGTCGTGCGTATCTTCGGCAAACCCGTGAGCCGAGCCCACCGGCGCCTCGGTGTCGTGGTAGCCACCGCAGCCAGCCCGAAGGAAGCCCGGGTGATCGCCCGGCGCGCCGCCCAGGAGATCAGCGTCGAGGACGCGCCCGCCTAA
- the whiA gene encoding DNA-binding protein WhiA — translation MSLTSDMKDELARAVITTPSEVAAEVSATLRFAGGLHLVGGRILVEAELDSPVAARRLRTYLQALYNAESSVVVVSGSSLRRGKRFVVRVVHKADELARLTGLVDSLRRPVRGLPPALVSSGTAEAAAIWRGAFLARGSLMEPGRSSSLEITCPGPEVALAMVGCARKLGAAARSKEVRGTDRVSVRDSDAIGTLIAAMGAPATFEAWQERRERREARGSANRLANFDDANLRRSARAAVAAGARVERAFEILGDDVPAHLLEAGTLRLRYKQASLEELGKHTNPPLTKDAVAGRIRRLLALADKVAHERGIPDTESALTLEMLEED, via the coding sequence GTGTCGCTGACGTCAGACATGAAGGACGAGCTCGCGCGCGCCGTCATCACCACTCCGTCCGAGGTCGCCGCCGAGGTGAGCGCGACGCTGCGCTTCGCCGGCGGCTTGCACCTCGTCGGTGGCCGGATCCTCGTGGAGGCCGAGCTTGACTCGCCGGTCGCGGCCAGGCGCCTGCGCACCTACCTCCAGGCGCTGTACAACGCGGAGTCCTCCGTTGTCGTCGTCTCCGGTTCCTCCCTTCGGCGCGGCAAACGCTTCGTCGTTCGCGTCGTCCACAAGGCCGACGAGCTGGCCAGGCTCACCGGACTCGTCGACTCTCTCCGGCGTCCCGTGCGCGGCCTCCCCCCTGCTCTCGTGTCGTCGGGGACGGCCGAGGCCGCGGCCATCTGGCGCGGAGCCTTTCTCGCGCGCGGCTCGCTCATGGAACCCGGCCGCTCTTCCTCTCTCGAGATCACCTGCCCGGGCCCCGAGGTGGCCTTGGCGATGGTCGGCTGCGCGCGCAAGCTCGGCGCGGCTGCACGCTCGAAGGAGGTTCGGGGAACCGACCGCGTCTCCGTGCGCGACTCCGACGCAATCGGCACGCTGATCGCCGCGATGGGTGCGCCCGCGACCTTCGAGGCCTGGCAGGAGCGCCGGGAGCGACGCGAGGCGCGCGGCAGCGCCAACAGGCTCGCCAACTTCGACGATGCCAACCTGCGACGGTCGGCGCGCGCGGCCGTGGCGGCCGGGGCTCGCGTCGAGAGGGCCTTTGAGATCCTCGGCGACGATGTTCCGGCGCACCTGCTCGAGGCGGGCACCCTGCGCCTGCGCTACAAGCAGGCTTCCCTTGAGGAACTGGGCAAACACACGAATCCGCCGCTCACGAAGGACGCGGTGGCGGGGCGCATCCGCAGGCTCCTCGCGCTGGCGGACAAAGTCGCGCACGAACGCGGTATCCCCGATACCGAATCCGCGCTCACCCTCGAGATGCTTGAGGAGGACTGA
- the gap gene encoding type I glyceraldehyde-3-phosphate dehydrogenase encodes MTTRVGINGFGRIGRNFFRAAIEQGADIEIVAVNDLTDNKTLAHLLKYDSIKGRFQGEVSYDDEGIVVDGKHIKVLAQRNPADLPWGELGVEVVVESTGFFTDGEKAKAHLEGGAKKVVISAPAKNVDGTFVMGVNEDKYDNATMNIVSNASCTTNCLAPLAKVLEENFGIERGIMTTIHSYTGDQRVLDAPHKDLRRARAAALNMIPTKTGAAQAVALVLPQLEGKFDGLAVRVPTPTGSLTDLTFIAKKEVSVEAVKAAVKAAAEGELKGVLEYTEDPIVSTDIVGDPHTSIFDATETKVIGNLVKVLSWYDNEWGYSNALVRLTALVGSKLA; translated from the coding sequence GTGACCACCCGCGTTGGCATCAACGGCTTCGGCCGCATCGGCCGTAACTTCTTCCGCGCTGCTATTGAGCAGGGCGCGGACATCGAAATTGTTGCCGTGAACGACCTGACGGACAACAAGACCCTCGCTCACCTGCTGAAGTACGACTCGATCAAGGGCCGCTTCCAGGGTGAGGTCTCCTACGACGACGAGGGCATCGTCGTCGACGGCAAGCACATCAAGGTGCTTGCGCAGCGTAACCCCGCGGACCTGCCCTGGGGCGAGCTCGGCGTCGAGGTCGTCGTCGAGTCGACCGGCTTCTTCACCGACGGCGAGAAGGCCAAGGCTCACCTCGAGGGTGGCGCCAAGAAGGTCGTCATCTCCGCTCCCGCCAAGAACGTTGACGGCACCTTCGTCATGGGCGTCAACGAGGACAAGTACGACAACGCGACGATGAACATCGTCTCGAACGCGTCCTGCACCACCAACTGCCTCGCCCCCCTGGCCAAGGTTCTCGAGGAGAACTTCGGTATCGAGCGCGGCATCATGACGACCATCCACTCCTACACGGGTGACCAGCGCGTCCTCGATGCCCCCCACAAGGATCTGCGTCGCGCCCGCGCGGCCGCCCTGAACATGATCCCCACCAAGACCGGTGCCGCCCAGGCCGTCGCCCTGGTTCTGCCCCAGCTTGAGGGCAAGTTCGACGGCCTGGCCGTCCGCGTGCCGACCCCGACCGGCTCCCTCACCGACCTGACCTTCATCGCGAAGAAGGAGGTCTCCGTCGAGGCCGTGAAGGCCGCCGTCAAGGCCGCCGCCGAGGGCGAGCTCAAGGGTGTCCTGGAGTACACCGAGGACCCGATCGTCTCCACCGACATCGTGGGCGATCCGCACACCTCGATCTTCGACGCCACCGAGACCAAGGTTATCGGCAACCTCGTCAAGGTTCTGTCCTGGTACGACAACGAGTGGGGCTACTCGAACGCTCTCGTTCGCCTCACCGCTCTCGTCGGCTCCAAGCTCGCCTGA
- the tpiA gene encoding triose-phosphate isomerase, protein MARTPLMAGNWKMNLDHLEANHLVQGLAMALADADHDYSKCEVLVIPPFTDIRTVQTIVDADELGIKYGAQDVSIHDNGAYTGEISTEMLTKLGCSYVVMGHSERREYHGESDELVGAKARKVFDAGMTPILCCGEALEVRKAGTYVDFVLGQICAALSGWKADEVAKIVIAYEPIWAIGTGETASAEDAQEVCGAIRAALAEDYGTETAEATRILYGGSAKPGNIKELMAQPDIDGGLVGGASLKADSFAAMATFYA, encoded by the coding sequence ATGGCACGCACACCCCTCATGGCCGGCAACTGGAAGATGAACCTCGATCACCTCGAGGCCAACCATCTCGTCCAGGGCCTCGCGATGGCGCTCGCAGACGCGGACCACGACTACTCCAAGTGCGAGGTGCTCGTCATCCCGCCGTTTACGGATATCCGCACCGTCCAGACCATCGTTGACGCCGACGAGCTCGGCATCAAGTATGGAGCGCAGGACGTGTCGATCCATGACAACGGCGCCTACACCGGCGAGATCTCCACCGAGATGCTCACCAAGCTGGGTTGTAGCTACGTCGTCATGGGTCACTCGGAGCGTCGCGAATACCACGGAGAGTCCGATGAGCTCGTCGGAGCGAAGGCACGCAAGGTTTTCGACGCGGGCATGACCCCGATCCTGTGCTGCGGCGAGGCCCTCGAGGTGCGCAAGGCCGGCACGTACGTTGACTTCGTGCTCGGCCAGATTTGTGCGGCGCTGTCGGGCTGGAAGGCCGACGAGGTCGCGAAGATCGTCATCGCCTACGAGCCGATCTGGGCGATCGGCACGGGCGAGACCGCGTCGGCCGAGGACGCGCAGGAGGTCTGCGGTGCGATTCGCGCCGCCCTCGCCGAGGACTACGGCACCGAGACCGCCGAGGCGACTCGCATCCTGTACGGCGGCTCCGCCAAGCCCGGTAACATCAAGGAACTCATGGCCCAGCCCGACATCGACGGCGGCCTCGTTGGCGGCGCGTCTCTGAAGGCTGACTCGTTCGCCGCCATGGCAACCTTCTACGCCTGA
- the rapZ gene encoding RNase adapter RapZ, whose translation MPDQATDRPRGGLDAPGLPVNEENPPTFPEGIPARDVVAAKPEPRASNEVLIITGYSGAGRTGAARALEDLDWYVVDNLPPTMLPALVGMMSNDPAAGVHRLAVGVDVRSRTFFANLSSTLEQLKKSGIAYRVIFLEASAQTLVRRYESNRRPHPLQGQGTLMDGIKAEERLLAPLRRSADEVIDTSDMSVHDLTRRIRDIVAGEERLLQITVESFGFKHGLPLDADHVVDVRFLKNPYWVDELRHLTGKDQAVADYVLSQPGARDFALGYADLLAPMLAGYLAELKPFVTIAVGCTGGKHRSVACSEAIAQRLRTLGHSVRVMHRDIGRD comes from the coding sequence ATGCCCGACCAAGCCACCGACCGTCCACGCGGCGGCCTCGACGCCCCGGGCTTGCCCGTGAACGAGGAGAATCCGCCGACGTTCCCCGAAGGCATTCCCGCGCGCGACGTCGTTGCTGCCAAGCCGGAACCCCGCGCCTCCAACGAAGTCCTCATCATCACCGGCTACTCGGGAGCGGGTCGCACCGGTGCGGCGCGAGCTCTCGAGGATCTCGACTGGTACGTCGTGGACAACTTGCCTCCCACTATGCTTCCCGCCCTCGTGGGCATGATGTCCAACGACCCGGCGGCGGGCGTCCATCGCCTCGCGGTGGGGGTGGACGTGCGCTCGCGCACGTTCTTCGCGAACCTGTCCTCCACGCTTGAGCAGCTCAAGAAGTCCGGAATCGCCTACCGTGTGATCTTCCTCGAAGCAAGCGCCCAGACCCTCGTGCGCCGCTACGAGTCGAATCGGCGCCCGCACCCTCTGCAGGGGCAGGGCACCCTCATGGACGGTATCAAGGCGGAGGAACGCCTGCTCGCCCCCCTGCGTCGCAGTGCGGACGAGGTCATCGACACCTCCGACATGAGCGTTCACGACCTGACCCGGCGGATTCGAGACATCGTGGCGGGGGAGGAGCGCCTCCTGCAGATCACGGTCGAATCCTTTGGTTTCAAGCACGGCCTGCCCCTCGACGCCGACCACGTGGTCGACGTGCGCTTCCTGAAGAACCCGTACTGGGTTGACGAGCTGCGGCACCTGACCGGAAAGGACCAGGCGGTCGCCGACTACGTGCTCTCGCAGCCGGGTGCGCGTGATTTCGCCCTGGGATACGCTGACCTACTGGCGCCCATGCTGGCGGGCTATCTGGCAGAATTGAAGCCATTCGTCACGATCGCCGTCGGCTGCACGGGCGGTAAGCACCGCTCCGTCGCGTGTTCGGAGGCCATCGCGCAACGCCTGCGCACTCTCGGGCACTCCGTCCGGGTGATGCACCGCGACATTGGGAGAGACTGA